One Elusimicrobiota bacterium genomic region harbors:
- a CDS encoding serine hydroxymethyltransferase gives MNLKKTDYEIWDAIQSETKRQSENLELIASENFVSESVLEAQGSILTNKYAEGYPDKRYYGGCQFVDIAEKIAIERATKLFNCEHVNVQPHSGTQANMAVYFAVLNLGDTIMGMHLSHGGHLSHGHPVNFSGKYFKTVPIGVSKKTGLIDYVEAKRLAIKHMPKLIVAGTSAYSRVIDWKKFRNICDEVGAYLMADIAHYAGLIAADIYPSPIPYADFVTTTTHKTLRGPRGGMIMCKEKYASVIDKTVFPGTQGGPLMHVIAAKAVAFGEALKPEFRKYQLQILKNARELAAALHEDGFEIVSGGTDSHLLLVDLSNKKLTGLKIEKALDKAGITVNKNSVPFDTQKPFITSGIRIGTPAVTTRGMKEKEMHIIASFIKEAITQKDNENGLKKIKAKVRLLCSKFPIYKNRLER, from the coding sequence ATGAATTTGAAAAAAACGGATTATGAAATATGGGATGCGATTCAAAGCGAAACGAAAAGGCAATCGGAAAATCTTGAGTTGATCGCTTCTGAAAATTTTGTATCTGAATCTGTCTTGGAAGCCCAGGGGTCTATTTTAACAAATAAATATGCAGAAGGTTATCCTGATAAGAGGTATTACGGAGGTTGCCAGTTTGTTGATATTGCCGAAAAAATTGCAATCGAAAGGGCAACAAAGCTTTTTAATTGTGAGCATGTAAATGTCCAGCCTCATTCGGGAACCCAGGCAAATATGGCGGTATATTTTGCCGTGTTAAATCTCGGCGATACAATCATGGGAATGCACTTATCTCACGGCGGACATCTTTCACATGGACATCCTGTAAATTTTTCCGGAAAATATTTTAAGACGGTGCCGATAGGTGTGTCTAAAAAAACCGGTCTCATAGATTACGTGGAAGCCAAACGGCTTGCTATAAAACACATGCCAAAACTTATCGTCGCAGGGACTTCTGCATATTCAAGGGTTATTGACTGGAAAAAGTTCAGAAATATATGTGATGAAGTCGGCGCATATTTAATGGCTGATATAGCTCATTATGCCGGTTTAATCGCTGCTGATATTTATCCATCCCCGATTCCATACGCTGATTTTGTTACGACTACGACTCATAAAACATTAAGGGGTCCTCGCGGTGGAATGATTATGTGTAAAGAAAAATATGCTTCTGTGATTGATAAAACAGTTTTTCCGGGAACACAGGGCGGGCCTCTTATGCATGTAATTGCAGCAAAAGCTGTTGCCTTCGGGGAAGCATTAAAACCCGAGTTTAGAAAATATCAGTTACAAATATTGAAAAATGCCAGGGAGTTAGCTGCTGCACTCCATGAAGATGGTTTCGAAATTGTTTCCGGTGGTACAGATTCACATCTTTTGCTTGTTGATTTAAGTAATAAGAAACTTACCGGATTAAAAATTGAAAAAGCATTGGATAAAGCAGGTATTACCGTTAATAAAAATTCTGTCCCGTTTGATACTCAGAAACCTTTTATCACGTCAGGAATAAGAATTGGAACGCCTGCTGTTACTACCAGAGGAATGAAAGAAAAAGAAATGCATATTATTGCAAGTTTTATAAAAGAAGCAATAACACAAAAAGATAATGAGAATGGTCTTAAAAAAATCAAAGCAAAGGTCAGGTTGCTTTGCAGTAAATTTCCAATCTATAAAAATAGGTTAGAACGTTAA
- a CDS encoding MraY family glycosyltransferase — protein MNYLYLSAFVIALFVSFTITPIAKWLAKKYNVIDSPDGRKIHSRNMPRWGGIAIYLGFIAGIVCLYSFPRFSALLAFRHKVIVKNVLVDVLSIDKQLMGILVGGTIVFILGLWDDKKSVLPFPKFLIQIIAALAVISYGVNISGLNLPFISNYMNFPLLVSQIITVFWLIGFMNTINLIDGLDGLAAGIVAIASSAFLIVAILQSDTKVILFSKQLKLAAILCAALTGTCIGFLYHNFHPAKIFMGDSGSQFLGFMLGAISVIGTLKTTAVVALFIPITVVALPVLDVAFSIVRRFHNKKPIMEADKGHFHHRLLNIGWTHREIVLLVYVITFVLSMCAILITVFNGKV, from the coding sequence ATGAATTATTTGTATTTATCTGCGTTTGTTATCGCTTTATTTGTATCGTTCACAATAACTCCTATTGCTAAATGGTTAGCAAAAAAATATAATGTAATCGATAGTCCTGACGGGCGGAAAATTCATTCTAGGAATATGCCGCGTTGGGGAGGGATTGCTATATATCTGGGTTTTATAGCAGGAATTGTTTGTTTGTATTCCTTTCCACGGTTTAGTGCCTTGCTTGCTTTCCGGCATAAAGTTATTGTAAAAAATGTTTTAGTAGATGTTTTGTCAATTGACAAACAACTAATGGGAATATTAGTCGGCGGAACAATTGTATTTATTTTAGGTTTATGGGATGATAAAAAAAGTGTGTTACCATTTCCGAAATTTTTAATACAAATCATTGCCGCGTTAGCAGTTATAAGTTATGGTGTAAATATATCAGGATTGAATTTGCCTTTTATCAGTAATTATATGAATTTTCCTTTGCTGGTGAGTCAGATAATTACTGTTTTTTGGCTTATTGGTTTTATGAATACCATAAATCTTATTGACGGCCTTGACGGGCTTGCGGCAGGTATTGTTGCGATTGCTTCTTCTGCATTTTTAATTGTTGCAATACTGCAAAGTGATACAAAAGTAATTCTTTTTTCAAAGCAGTTAAAACTTGCAGCTATTCTTTGTGCTGCTCTTACCGGTACCTGTATAGGTTTCTTGTATCATAATTTTCATCCTGCAAAAATATTCATGGGTGATAGCGGCAGTCAATTTTTGGGATTTATGCTTGGAGCAATTAGTGTAATAGGAACACTTAAAACAACAGCAGTCGTTGCGCTTTTTATCCCAATAACGGTCGTTGCTTTACCGGTTTTAGATGTTGCATTTTCAATAGTAAGAAGATTTCATAACAAGAAACCGATAATGGAAGCAGATAAAGGACATTTTCATCACAGGTTATTAAATATCGGTTGGACCCACAGGGAAATTGTGCTTTTGGTATATGTTATTACTTTTGTTTTGTCGATGTGTGCAATTTTAATTACTGTTTTTAACGGTAAAGTTTAA
- a CDS encoding L-threonylcarbamoyladenylate synthase has product MKSYKLKKIDKKVIKEIAGELKEGKIAVFPTDTIYGIGTNAFHRHGVKKICKIKGRDYKKPLPILFENIGQIKKIVKKLPSGANKLVRQFWPGPLTLIFETNELGTILTGGKKTIAVRIPDNKLLLSVIKEMGCPLVGTSANVSGKNNCVCIPDLNKKLLKNVDILIDGGTTKIGIVSTIVDVSRFPYSILREGSITKAKIEKFMKL; this is encoded by the coding sequence ATGAAATCTTATAAATTAAAAAAAATAGACAAAAAAGTAATTAAAGAAATTGCCGGAGAATTAAAAGAAGGTAAAATTGCAGTTTTTCCTACAGATACTATTTATGGTATTGGAACGAACGCTTTTCACCGGCATGGAGTAAAAAAAATATGTAAGATTAAGGGCAGGGATTATAAAAAACCATTGCCGATTCTTTTTGAAAATATCGGACAGATTAAAAAAATTGTAAAAAAATTACCTTCCGGCGCAAATAAATTGGTGCGGCAGTTTTGGCCCGGACCGCTTACTCTTATATTTGAGACTAACGAGCTTGGAACGATTTTGACCGGTGGCAAAAAAACAATTGCAGTAAGGATTCCCGATAACAAATTGCTGCTTTCCGTAATAAAGGAAATGGGTTGTCCTCTTGTTGGTACAAGTGCAAATGTTTCCGGGAAAAATAATTGTGTTTGTATCCCGGATTTGAATAAGAAATTGTTAAAAAATGTTGATATATTAATTGATGGCGGGACCACAAAAATAGGTATAGTATCTACTATTGTAGATGTAAGCAGATTTCCGTATAGTATTTTAAGAGAGGGTTCTATAACCAAAGCGAAAATTGAAAAATTTATGAAATTGTAA